A genomic region of Arachis hypogaea cultivar Tifrunner chromosome 5, arahy.Tifrunner.gnm2.J5K5, whole genome shotgun sequence contains the following coding sequences:
- the LOC112801586 gene encoding ureide permease 1 isoform X2, with amino-acid sequence MYLVESKGGAILCMLVSLLFLGTWPAVMTLLERRGRLPQHTYLDYTFTNLLAAVIIAFTFGEIGPSKPNEPNFLSQLSQDNWPSVLFAMAGGVVLSVGNLSTQYAWAFVGLSVVEVITSSLTVVIGTTLNYFLDDKINRAEILFPGVGCFLIAVCLGSAVHSSNTADNKTKLDSFSSHYKDAPLGHSLPTVKETRDLKDSENETIPANKAKAGTAAFLIELEERRSIKVFGKSTFVGLAITFFAGVCFSLFSPAFNLATNDQWHTLKKGVPHLTVYTAFFYFSASCFVLAIILNLTFLYHPVLNLPKSSLKAYLRDWDGRAWALLAGLLCGFGNGLQFMGGQAAGYAAADAVQALPLVSTFWGVVLFGEYRKSSRRTYALLCSMLLMFIVAVGVLMASSGHRK; translated from the exons ATGTATCTGGTAGAGAGCAAGGGAGGAGCCATACTGTGCATGCTTGTGTCGCTGTTGTTCTTGGGAACATGGCCAGCTGTCATGACACTTTTGGAAAGAAGAGGCCGACTTCCTCAACACACCTATCTTGATTACACCTTCACCAATCTCTTGGCTGCTGTTATCATTGCTTTCACTTTTGGTGAGATTGGACCCAGCAAACCCAATGAACCTAACTTCTTATCTCAGCTTTCTCAG GATAACTGGCCTTCTGTTCTGTTTGCCATGGCCGGCGGGGTGGTCCTTAGCGTCGGAAACCTATCAACGCAGTACGCTTGGGCTTTCGTCGGTCTATCAGTTGTAGAAGTAATCACATCAAGCCTAACTGTTGTTATAG GGACAACTTTGAATTACTTCTTGGATGACAAGATCAACAGAGCAGAGATTCTTTTTCCAGGAGTTGGTTGCTTCCTGATTGCAGTTTGTTTAGGTTCCGCAGTACATTCATCAAATACTGCTGATAATAAGACCAAGCTAGACAGTTTTTCAAGTCATTACAAAGATGCACCTCT GGGCCATAGTTTACCCACCGTGAAAGAAACAAGAG ATTTGAAGGACTCTGAGAATGAAACTATTCCTGCCAACAAAGCGAAGGCAGGAACTGCAGCTTTTCTTATTGAACTCGAGGAAAGAAGATCCATTAAG GTGTTTGGAAAGAGCACTTTTGTTGGGTTAGCAATAACTTTCTTTGCCGGTGTTTGCTTCTCGCTGTTCTCGCCGGCATTCAACTTGGCGACAAATGACCAGTGGCATACCTTAAAGAAAGGGGTTCCCCATTTGACAGTTTACACCGcattcttttacttctctgcatCTTGTTTTGTTCTAGCCATAATTCTAAATCTTACCTTCCTTTACCACCCTGTCCTAAACTTACCAAAGTCGTCGCTTAAGGCATATTTGAGAGACTGGGATGGAAGAGCTTGGGCACTTTTAGCTGGCCTGCTTTGTGGATTTGGAAATGGACTTCAGTTTATGGGAGGTCAAGCTGCAGGATATGCTGCTGCAGATGCTGTTCAG GCACTTCCACTTGTCAGTACCTTTTGGGGTGTAGTTTTGTTCGGAGAGTATCGAAAATCATCAAGAAGAACATATGCATTGCTTTGCAGCATGTTACTTATGTTTATTGTAGCTGTTGGTGTACTAATGGCATCATCTGGCCATCGAAAATGA
- the LOC112801586 gene encoding ureide permease 1 isoform X1: MYLVESKGGAILCMLVSLLFLGTWPAVMTLLERRGRLPQHTYLDYTFTNLLAAVIIAFTFGEIGPSKPNEPNFLSQLSQDNWPSVLFAMAGGVVLSVGNLSTQYAWAFVGLSVVEVITSSLTVVIGTTLNYFLDDKINRAEILFPGVGCFLIAVCLGSAVHSSNTADNKTKLDSFSSHYKDAPLGHSLPTVKETRVDLKDSENETIPANKAKAGTAAFLIELEERRSIKVFGKSTFVGLAITFFAGVCFSLFSPAFNLATNDQWHTLKKGVPHLTVYTAFFYFSASCFVLAIILNLTFLYHPVLNLPKSSLKAYLRDWDGRAWALLAGLLCGFGNGLQFMGGQAAGYAAADAVQALPLVSTFWGVVLFGEYRKSSRRTYALLCSMLLMFIVAVGVLMASSGHRK, translated from the exons ATGTATCTGGTAGAGAGCAAGGGAGGAGCCATACTGTGCATGCTTGTGTCGCTGTTGTTCTTGGGAACATGGCCAGCTGTCATGACACTTTTGGAAAGAAGAGGCCGACTTCCTCAACACACCTATCTTGATTACACCTTCACCAATCTCTTGGCTGCTGTTATCATTGCTTTCACTTTTGGTGAGATTGGACCCAGCAAACCCAATGAACCTAACTTCTTATCTCAGCTTTCTCAG GATAACTGGCCTTCTGTTCTGTTTGCCATGGCCGGCGGGGTGGTCCTTAGCGTCGGAAACCTATCAACGCAGTACGCTTGGGCTTTCGTCGGTCTATCAGTTGTAGAAGTAATCACATCAAGCCTAACTGTTGTTATAG GGACAACTTTGAATTACTTCTTGGATGACAAGATCAACAGAGCAGAGATTCTTTTTCCAGGAGTTGGTTGCTTCCTGATTGCAGTTTGTTTAGGTTCCGCAGTACATTCATCAAATACTGCTGATAATAAGACCAAGCTAGACAGTTTTTCAAGTCATTACAAAGATGCACCTCT GGGCCATAGTTTACCCACCGTGAAAGAAACAAGAG TAGATTTGAAGGACTCTGAGAATGAAACTATTCCTGCCAACAAAGCGAAGGCAGGAACTGCAGCTTTTCTTATTGAACTCGAGGAAAGAAGATCCATTAAG GTGTTTGGAAAGAGCACTTTTGTTGGGTTAGCAATAACTTTCTTTGCCGGTGTTTGCTTCTCGCTGTTCTCGCCGGCATTCAACTTGGCGACAAATGACCAGTGGCATACCTTAAAGAAAGGGGTTCCCCATTTGACAGTTTACACCGcattcttttacttctctgcatCTTGTTTTGTTCTAGCCATAATTCTAAATCTTACCTTCCTTTACCACCCTGTCCTAAACTTACCAAAGTCGTCGCTTAAGGCATATTTGAGAGACTGGGATGGAAGAGCTTGGGCACTTTTAGCTGGCCTGCTTTGTGGATTTGGAAATGGACTTCAGTTTATGGGAGGTCAAGCTGCAGGATATGCTGCTGCAGATGCTGTTCAG GCACTTCCACTTGTCAGTACCTTTTGGGGTGTAGTTTTGTTCGGAGAGTATCGAAAATCATCAAGAAGAACATATGCATTGCTTTGCAGCATGTTACTTATGTTTATTGTAGCTGTTGGTGTACTAATGGCATCATCTGGCCATCGAAAATGA